One genomic segment of Bacteroidota bacterium includes these proteins:
- a CDS encoding DEAD/DEAH box helicase, which yields MSFDLLSEPIRKFIRDKGWERLRPIQTAAISKILASDDNYILASRTASGKTEAAFLPILSKVNFNDTGVQVLYISPLIALINDQFYRIEELCKNLDITVTKWHGEANKTLKERLIKHPNGIILITPESLEAMFVNKPFNVKHLFSNLKYIVIDEIHSFIGTDRGIQLKSILSRLQMINYKSFSIVGLSATIGDYDEAKKFTGDEFNTKVLLDRTAKEVNALFRYFKNKNEELPLELLKDLYIETKDNKVLIFPNSRGRAEEVAVKLRKISDRVKGHSNYFSHHSSVDREVREYVEYFAKNNIRQNFCIACTSTLELGIDIGTVDEVVQIDATHSIASLIQRVGRSGRKEGESSNLYLYSTNEWSLLQSIACWLLYKEDFIEPPQKNEKPYDILVHQALSITKGHSGIRLKELINQLKENAAFKEIDLKEIEEILKHLIEIDFLEKLQHEVIIGVEGEKVVNSRNFYSVFKTEENFKVVNAGNAIGEIPFSPQIIEDENILLSAKIWKIKFVDHKAKKIEVISAKDGKKPIFFGGGSIIHPRIREKMFEVLYSKTEYDFLDQPSCDETEIMRKDFAVFNINYLQSERPLLTTEKHLQLFTFTGTRINRTIQLLLKIAGIQNTLDDSRSSFDIKVSKQELISKWSFLSFPLKDIDTHISILLQTNPTLLDFSKWGMYLPDNYKIKLLRERYFDIEKTTQLLANINLVCNS from the coding sequence ATGTCATTTGATTTACTTTCAGAACCAATACGAAAATTTATTCGAGATAAAGGTTGGGAGCGGTTGCGACCAATTCAAACGGCTGCTATTTCTAAAATTTTAGCGTCGGATGATAATTATATTTTAGCATCAAGGACTGCTTCTGGAAAAACAGAAGCAGCATTCTTGCCAATACTTTCTAAAGTTAATTTCAATGATACAGGCGTTCAGGTACTTTATATTTCACCACTTATTGCATTAATTAATGACCAATTTTATCGTATAGAAGAACTATGCAAAAATCTTGATATAACGGTAACTAAATGGCATGGAGAAGCAAACAAAACACTTAAAGAAAGATTAATTAAGCACCCAAACGGAATTATCCTAATAACACCCGAATCATTGGAAGCTATGTTTGTAAACAAACCTTTCAATGTAAAGCATTTATTTTCTAATTTAAAATATATTGTCATTGATGAAATACACTCATTTATTGGCACAGATAGAGGAATTCAACTAAAATCAATTCTATCAAGATTACAAATGATTAATTATAAATCATTCAGTATTGTTGGACTTTCGGCAACAATTGGGGATTACGATGAAGCTAAAAAATTCACTGGAGATGAATTTAATACAAAGGTCCTATTGGATAGAACAGCCAAAGAAGTTAATGCACTATTCCGCTACTTCAAAAACAAAAACGAGGAATTACCTTTGGAACTTTTGAAAGATTTATACATTGAAACTAAAGACAATAAAGTTTTAATTTTTCCAAACAGTAGAGGGCGTGCCGAAGAAGTTGCTGTAAAACTTAGAAAGATTTCAGACAGAGTAAAAGGTCATTCAAATTATTTTTCGCATCATTCATCAGTTGATAGAGAAGTGAGAGAGTACGTTGAATATTTTGCAAAGAATAACATTCGCCAAAACTTTTGTATAGCTTGCACATCTACATTAGAACTCGGTATTGATATTGGAACCGTTGATGAAGTTGTTCAAATTGATGCAACGCATAGTATAGCCTCATTAATTCAGAGAGTAGGTAGAAGCGGAAGAAAAGAAGGAGAAAGTAGTAATTTGTATTTGTATTCTACAAATGAATGGAGTTTGCTTCAATCAATTGCTTGTTGGTTATTATATAAAGAAGATTTTATCGAACCGCCACAAAAAAATGAAAAACCCTATGATATTTTAGTTCATCAAGCATTGTCAATTACCAAAGGACATTCAGGAATAAGATTAAAGGAATTAATAAATCAACTCAAAGAAAACGCTGCATTTAAGGAAATTGATTTAAAAGAGATTGAAGAAATACTTAAACATTTAATTGAAATTGATTTTCTTGAAAAATTACAACACGAAGTTATAATTGGCGTGGAAGGAGAAAAGGTAGTTAACAGTCGTAACTTTTATAGTGTATTCAAAACAGAAGAAAACTTTAAAGTAGTAAATGCCGGAAATGCAATTGGTGAAATACCATTCTCACCACAAATTATTGAAGATGAAAACATATTGCTCTCTGCTAAAATTTGGAAAATAAAATTCGTTGACCATAAGGCAAAAAAAATAGAAGTAATCTCAGCAAAAGACGGAAAAAAACCAATTTTTTTTGGTGGTGGATCTATAATACATCCAAGGATAAGGGAGAAAATGTTTGAAGTTCTTTATTCTAAAACAGAATACGATTTTCTTGACCAACCAAGTTGTGATGAAACAGAAATAATGCGTAAAGACTTCGCTGTTTTCAATATTAATTACCTACAATCCGAACGACCACTCCTAACAACTGAAAAACATCTTCAACTATTTACATTCACAGGGACACGAATAAACAGAACAATACAATTGCTTTTAAAAATTGCAGGAATTCAAAACACACTTGACGACAGCCGTAGTTCTTTTGACATTAAGGTATCAAAACAAGAATTGATTTCGAAATGGAGTTTTTTATCCTTTCCACTTAAAGACATTGATACACATATTTCAATACTCTTGCAGACGAATCCTACCCTATTAGATTTTTCCAAATGGGGAATGTATTTACCAGATAACTATAAAATTAAACTCTTAAGAGAAAGATATTTCGACATTGAAAAGACAACTCAATTATTAGCAAATATAAATTTAGTATGCAACAGTTAA
- a CDS encoding ATP-binding protein has translation MIDNIKPKEATAIINSLIGGVVPKIGVQHITVGRSEEINAVVNALEDVKNGHSMVKFWIGDFGSGKSFMLHLLNTVALKQKFVVANADFTPDNRLYSNDGKGVALYSSIMDNVSIQTKPEGGALPTLLEKWIEQIIIQTAEENKISLTDIRNEQYLSLIQNNIMKTINEITDVGGFDFGTVIMKYYEGYIKEDEQLRRNALKWLKGEYRTKTEARQDLGVREVINDLNYYDMLKNFCKLFVYMGYSGFMVNLDEAINLYKISTSVMREKNYEKILTIYNDCFQGKVANLFLNFAGTKEFLENERRGLFSYPALKRRLETNKFETAEIRDFAQPVIRLMPLNHNEVFVLLKKLKLIFDYNYKSEIQLTEEEILSFMEEMFNKPGASEFLTPGEIVRDYLNILNIIRQNPEIEKAKLFKDIEISDERPNDELMDEIEEL, from the coding sequence ATGATAGACAATATTAAACCTAAAGAAGCCACCGCTATTATCAATTCATTAATTGGCGGTGTAGTTCCAAAAATTGGTGTTCAACATATTACTGTTGGGCGTTCAGAAGAAATCAATGCAGTTGTAAATGCATTAGAAGATGTTAAAAATGGGCACAGTATGGTTAAATTCTGGATTGGAGACTTTGGTTCAGGTAAATCATTTATGCTTCATTTACTCAATACAGTTGCTTTGAAGCAGAAATTTGTAGTAGCCAATGCAGATTTTACACCTGATAATCGTTTGTATTCAAATGATGGAAAAGGAGTTGCTCTCTATTCTTCTATTATGGATAACGTTTCAATTCAAACAAAGCCAGAAGGCGGTGCATTGCCAACATTATTGGAAAAATGGATTGAGCAAATTATAATACAAACTGCTGAAGAAAATAAAATTTCATTGACTGACATTCGTAATGAACAATATTTAAGTCTAATTCAAAATAACATTATGAAAACCATTAATGAAATCACCGATGTAGGTGGTTTCGATTTTGGAACTGTTATAATGAAATATTATGAAGGATATATCAAAGAAGATGAGCAATTAAGAAGAAACGCTTTAAAATGGCTAAAAGGAGAATACAGAACTAAAACAGAAGCAAGACAAGACTTAGGAGTAAGAGAAGTTATAAATGACCTGAATTATTATGATATGCTGAAAAATTTCTGCAAACTCTTTGTATACATGGGGTATAGTGGTTTTATGGTAAATCTAGATGAAGCTATTAATCTATACAAGATTTCAACATCCGTAATGAGAGAAAAGAACTATGAAAAAATCCTTACGATATACAATGATTGTTTTCAAGGTAAAGTTGCTAACCTGTTTCTCAATTTTGCTGGAACTAAAGAGTTTTTAGAAAATGAAAGACGTGGTTTATTCAGTTATCCAGCATTAAAAAGAAGATTAGAAACGAATAAATTTGAAACAGCCGAAATAAGAGATTTTGCCCAACCTGTTATTAGGCTGATGCCTTTAAATCATAATGAGGTTTTTGTTTTACTTAAAAAGTTGAAACTAATTTTTGATTACAATTATAAATCTGAGATTCAACTAACAGAAGAAGAAATCCTTTCATTTATGGAAGAAATGTTTAATAAACCAGGGGCTTCTGAATTTTTAACTCCTGGAGAAATTGTAAGAGATTATTTAAATATTTTAAATATTATTAGACAAAACCCAGAAATTGAAAAAGCAAAACTTTTTAAGGATATTGAAATTTCTGATGAAAGACCTAATGATGAACTTATGGATGAAATTGAAGAATTATAA
- a CDS encoding TfoX/Sxy family protein, which produces MAYNIDLAKRVRTPLTKNPELKIEEKKMFGGHAFMVNGKMCVNVSGENLMCRFDPDLLNEVSKRNGYQPMIMSGRIFKGYCYVSEDGFTAEKDFLYWINICLDFNDKVKSSKKKN; this is translated from the coding sequence ATGGCTTATAACATTGATCTTGCAAAAAGGGTTAGAACACCCCTTACTAAAAATCCGGAATTAAAAATTGAAGAAAAGAAAATGTTTGGCGGGCATGCTTTTATGGTGAATGGAAAAATGTGTGTGAATGTAAGTGGTGAAAATCTGATGTGCCGGTTTGATCCGGATTTACTAAACGAAGTATCTAAAAGAAATGGCTATCAACCTATGATTATGAGTGGCAGAATTTTTAAAGGCTATTGTTATGTAAGTGAAGATGGTTTTACAGCTGAGAAAGATTTTCTTTACTGGATAAATATATGTTTGGATTTCAACGATAAAGTAAAGTCTTCTAAAAAGAAAAATTAG
- a CDS encoding SMUG2 DNA glycosylase family protein, which yields MTKTFGEKVVDFNRKLQYTGKMPKGFQVINPYKDNPETIDVMQQFYSKYYNDTKKRKFIIGINPSRHGAGVTGVPFTDTKRLESTCGIKMHSAHTHEISSWFLYDVIAEFGGAEAFYKQFYINSPFPLAIVRQTKEGKWLNANYYDDKTLFKMVKSFMIDSLKKHISMGLIISDAYVLGRKNEIYLQKLNNEVKLFDNLIALDHPRYIQQYKSKEKQLYIDKYILTLNNSI from the coding sequence ATGACAAAAACCTTTGGTGAAAAAGTGGTTGATTTCAATCGCAAATTACAATACACGGGTAAAATGCCCAAAGGCTTTCAGGTGATAAATCCCTATAAAGATAACCCGGAGACTATAGACGTAATGCAGCAATTTTATAGTAAATATTATAATGACACCAAGAAGAGGAAATTTATTATAGGCATTAATCCCAGTAGGCATGGCGCCGGCGTAACGGGTGTTCCATTTACTGATACAAAAAGATTAGAAAGTACCTGCGGAATAAAAATGCACTCTGCACATACGCATGAAATTTCTTCTTGGTTTTTATATGATGTGATTGCAGAATTTGGCGGTGCCGAAGCTTTCTATAAACAATTTTATATTAACTCTCCATTTCCTTTGGCAATTGTTCGTCAGACAAAAGAAGGGAAATGGCTGAATGCAAATTATTATGATGATAAGACGCTATTTAAAATGGTGAAATCATTTATGATTGATTCATTAAAAAAACATATTAGCATGGGATTGATAATTTCGGATGCATATGTATTAGGACGAAAAAATGAAATCTATCTTCAAAAACTTAACAACGAAGTAAAATTATTTGATAATTTAATAGCACTTGATCATCCGAGATATATCCAACAATATAAATCGAAAGAGAAACAACTTTATATAGACAAATATATTTTAACCTTAAACAATTCTATCTAA
- a CDS encoding FAD-binding oxidoreductase, translating to MNLISGYPYWLVKNGLPYNYPSLEKSIEVDVVIMGAGISGALMGYYLANAGVNCVIIDARSIGLGSTCASTALLQYEIDISLTDLKEKIGVNAAERSYKLCASSIHKLHTISEHIGFKEFEFKKSLYYAADKKHIPHLQKEFDARRQAGFDVEYLGKDDVKKTFGFNAPGAILSGLAAQTDAYKFAHELHKYSQSKGIQVFDRTNVTNIQHKKSGVVMKTENGLKIKAKKLIYATGYETVKYIDKKIVELYSTYASITEQKKSKESFWKDDVLIWNTADPYLYIRTTPDGRIIFGGGDDKHSSVDHSMKKINKKTAQLYKELHKVFPSMDVKPEFNWMGIFGKTTDGLPYIGTYKKLPNSLFALGFGGNGITFSLTAAEILTDIILEKKNSDADLFSFER from the coding sequence ATGAATTTAATTTCAGGTTATCCCTATTGGCTGGTAAAAAATGGTCTGCCATACAATTATCCTTCATTGGAAAAGTCCATTGAAGTAGATGTGGTTATAATGGGTGCAGGAATTTCGGGTGCACTTATGGGATATTACCTTGCTAATGCCGGAGTAAATTGTGTAATCATTGATGCACGTTCCATTGGATTGGGAAGTACCTGTGCAAGCACGGCTTTGCTTCAATACGAAATAGATATTTCTCTCACAGATTTAAAAGAAAAAATTGGTGTAAATGCTGCGGAAAGAAGTTATAAGTTATGTGCATCTTCAATTCATAAACTGCATACTATAAGTGAGCATATAGGATTTAAGGAATTTGAATTTAAGAAAAGTCTGTACTATGCTGCCGATAAAAAACATATTCCTCATTTACAAAAAGAATTTGATGCAAGAAGGCAAGCCGGTTTTGATGTGGAATATCTTGGTAAGGATGATGTTAAAAAAACATTTGGATTTAATGCACCCGGAGCAATACTCTCAGGACTCGCTGCACAGACGGATGCCTATAAATTTGCTCATGAATTACATAAATATTCCCAATCAAAAGGAATACAGGTATTTGATAGAACCAATGTGACTAATATACAACATAAGAAGAGTGGGGTAGTAATGAAAACGGAAAATGGTTTGAAAATAAAAGCAAAGAAACTTATTTATGCTACGGGTTATGAAACAGTAAAATATATTGATAAAAAAATAGTGGAACTGTATTCCACTTATGCCTCAATTACTGAACAAAAAAAATCTAAAGAATCTTTCTGGAAAGATGATGTATTGATATGGAATACAGCAGATCCATATTTATATATACGTACAACTCCGGATGGCAGAATAATTTTTGGTGGAGGTGATGATAAGCATTCATCTGTAGATCATAGCATGAAAAAAATAAATAAAAAAACTGCGCAGCTTTATAAAGAATTGCATAAAGTATTTCCTTCAATGGATGTAAAGCCGGAATTTAATTGGATGGGGATTTTCGGAAAAACTACTGATGGATTACCATATATAGGAACTTATAAAAAACTACCTAATAGCTTATTTGCCCTAGGATTTGGCGGAAATGGAATTACGTTTAGTTTAACTGCTGCTGAAATTCTTACAGACATTATTTTAGAAAAGAAAAACAGCGATGCCGATTTATTTTCTTTTGAAAGATAA
- a CDS encoding nuclear transport factor 2 family protein, with protein sequence MSDEELKIKFQKIEDNFNLAIISNNVDEIKKCITSDWVIVDSGGGIIAQDKFFEVLQQGILSHSTMTKETLRVKIYGDIALVIGRGQNTGTWQGKPMRADEWITDVYKKENDKWLCVLTHLTPVKK encoded by the coding sequence ATGTCAGACGAGGAATTAAAAATCAAGTTTCAGAAAATTGAAGACAACTTTAATTTGGCTATAATCTCTAATAATGTGGATGAAATAAAAAAATGCATTACATCTGATTGGGTTATTGTGGATAGTGGTGGAGGCATTATTGCTCAAGATAAATTTTTTGAAGTATTACAGCAAGGCATTTTATCGCATTCTACAATGACAAAGGAAACATTAAGGGTAAAAATTTATGGTGATATTGCATTGGTTATAGGTCGTGGACAAAACACCGGAACCTGGCAAGGTAAACCAATGAGAGCCGATGAGTGGATTACCGATGTATATAAAAAAGAAAACGACAAATGGCTTTGTGTTTTAACGCATCTAACGCCAGTAAAAAAATAA